From a region of the Mycobacteroides saopaulense genome:
- a CDS encoding L-aspartate oxidase has translation MTLPAGTTWSTDADVVVVGAGVAGLAAALAAHRRGRRVVVLSKIGATATHFAQGGIAVVLPDTEDSVEAHVRDTLAAGAGLCDAEAVRSIVSDGYRAVRDLVADGARFDETRSGQWALTREGGHSTCRIIHAGGDATGAEVQRALDHAAAMLDIRRSHVVYDILTGTDGVGGVLVGNCDGLGVIRTGAVVLATGGLGHLYSATTNPEGSTGDGIALGLRAGVPVADIEFIQFHPTMLHTPQATGCRPLISEAVRGEGAILVDARGDSVTGGVHPLGDLAPRDVVAGAIARRLRDTGDDCVYLDARGIENFAGRFPTITAACATAGIDPAVQLIPVVPGAHYSCGGVVTDTSGQTAVAGLFAAGEVARTGMHGANRLASNSLLEGLVVGRRAGESAAAVAGRSTVIEDRDRAQPRLSRRRLQTAMTQWASVLRDAEGLGMLDAELCSGRVAPASTPQEVEDAALTLTAAAVVAAASARTESRGCHARADWPVTDPQFAVSLPVRRAAGGCEVALPSGVPC, from the coding sequence ATGACGTTGCCGGCGGGGACCACCTGGAGCACTGATGCAGATGTGGTCGTCGTCGGCGCGGGTGTCGCCGGTCTGGCGGCCGCGCTAGCTGCACACAGACGTGGCCGAAGGGTCGTGGTGCTCAGCAAGATAGGTGCGACTGCCACGCACTTCGCGCAGGGCGGTATCGCGGTGGTGTTGCCGGATACGGAGGATTCCGTGGAGGCGCACGTCCGGGACACGCTGGCGGCGGGGGCCGGTCTGTGCGACGCCGAAGCGGTGCGCTCAATCGTGTCCGACGGTTATCGCGCGGTACGCGATCTGGTGGCAGACGGCGCACGATTCGATGAAACACGCTCCGGGCAGTGGGCATTGACGCGTGAGGGTGGGCACAGCACCTGCCGCATCATCCATGCAGGCGGTGATGCGACCGGCGCGGAAGTGCAGCGCGCCCTCGATCATGCTGCGGCGATGTTGGACATCCGGCGCAGCCACGTGGTCTACGACATCCTGACCGGAACCGATGGAGTCGGCGGTGTTCTCGTCGGGAACTGCGATGGCCTGGGGGTGATCAGAACGGGTGCCGTGGTGCTGGCCACCGGCGGCCTGGGGCATCTGTATTCGGCCACCACCAATCCCGAGGGGTCCACCGGAGACGGGATCGCGCTGGGATTGCGTGCCGGTGTACCCGTGGCCGATATCGAGTTCATCCAGTTCCACCCGACGATGCTGCACACCCCGCAAGCCACCGGATGCCGGCCGCTCATCAGCGAGGCGGTCCGCGGCGAGGGGGCCATCCTCGTCGATGCTCGGGGAGATTCGGTGACCGGTGGCGTGCATCCGCTCGGTGACCTGGCACCGCGCGATGTCGTGGCCGGCGCCATCGCCCGCAGGCTGCGCGATACCGGGGACGACTGCGTGTACCTGGACGCACGCGGCATCGAGAACTTCGCGGGTCGATTCCCGACCATCACTGCCGCGTGTGCGACGGCCGGAATCGATCCCGCGGTCCAGCTCATTCCGGTGGTGCCGGGCGCCCATTACAGCTGTGGTGGCGTTGTCACCGATACCTCCGGGCAGACCGCGGTGGCCGGACTGTTCGCGGCCGGAGAGGTCGCACGTACCGGCATGCACGGAGCGAATCGGTTGGCTTCCAACAGTTTGTTGGAAGGTCTCGTGGTGGGCAGGCGTGCGGGGGAGTCCGCCGCAGCGGTGGCCGGCCGGTCTACCGTCATCGAGGACCGCGATCGCGCGCAACCGCGTCTGAGTCGGCGGCGGTTGCAGACGGCAATGACCCAATGGGCGTCGGTGCTCCGCGACGCCGAGGGACTCGGAATGCTCGATGCCGAGCTGTGTTCGGGCCGTGTGGCACCAGCCTCCACGCCACAGGAGGTGGAAGACGCCGCGCTCACCCTTACCGCTGCCGCGGTTGTTGCCGCAGCCTCGGCACGCACGGAGTCTCGCGGGTGTCATGCCCGCGCGGACTGGCCGGTGACCGATCCGCAGTTTGCCGTGAGTCTTCCGGTGCGCCGCGCCGCCGGTGGATGCGAGGTTGCGCTACCGTCGGGAGTGCCATGTTGA
- the nadA gene encoding quinolinate synthase NadA, which translates to MTAADVVLDGVIDGPGGYTGVEGDARWAETVRRLADQRGATLLAHNYQLPAIQDVADHVGDSLALSRIAAEAPEDTIVFCGVHFMAETAKILSPDKTVLIPDQRAGCSLADSITADELRDWKAEFPDAFVVSYVNTTAAVKALTDICCTSSNAVDVVASIDPDREVLFCPDQFLGAHVKRVTGRQNLQIWAGECHVHAGINGDELAGQARSHPDAELFVHPECGCATSALYLAGEGAVPDDRVKILSTGGMLDAARETRAREVLVATEVGMLHQLRKAAPDVNFLAVNDRASCTYMKMITPAAMLRCLVEGRDEVHVDPETARLARRSVQRMIEIGQPGGGE; encoded by the coding sequence ATGACCGCAGCTGACGTAGTACTTGACGGTGTGATCGACGGTCCCGGTGGATACACCGGGGTCGAGGGCGATGCCCGCTGGGCCGAGACGGTCCGCCGGCTTGCCGATCAGCGCGGCGCCACCTTGCTCGCGCACAACTACCAACTGCCTGCGATTCAGGACGTAGCCGACCACGTCGGCGATTCGTTGGCGCTCTCGCGAATCGCGGCCGAGGCCCCCGAGGACACCATCGTGTTCTGTGGCGTGCACTTCATGGCGGAGACGGCGAAGATCCTGAGCCCGGACAAGACGGTCTTGATCCCGGATCAGCGCGCCGGATGCTCACTTGCCGATTCCATCACCGCCGACGAGCTGCGGGACTGGAAGGCCGAGTTTCCCGACGCCTTCGTGGTGTCCTACGTCAACACCACGGCGGCCGTGAAGGCGCTCACCGATATCTGCTGCACGTCCTCGAACGCCGTCGACGTGGTCGCGTCGATCGACCCGGACCGGGAGGTGCTGTTCTGCCCGGACCAGTTCCTCGGCGCACACGTCAAGCGCGTCACCGGTCGGCAAAATCTGCAGATCTGGGCGGGCGAGTGCCATGTGCACGCAGGCATCAACGGTGACGAACTTGCCGGTCAGGCGCGTTCGCACCCGGATGCCGAGCTGTTTGTGCACCCCGAATGCGGCTGCGCGACATCGGCGCTGTATCTCGCGGGCGAGGGGGCCGTGCCCGATGATCGGGTGAAGATCCTCTCGACCGGCGGCATGCTCGACGCGGCGCGCGAAACCCGTGCACGTGAAGTGCTGGTGGCCACCGAAGTCGGCATGTTGCACCAGCTGCGCAAGGCGGCCCCCGACGTGAACTTCCTGGCGGTCAACGACCGGGCTTCGTGCACGTACATGAAGATGATCACGCCCGCGGCCATGCTGCGGTGTCTGGTCGAAGGTCGCGACGAGGTGCACGTGGACCCCGAGACAGCCCGGTTGGCGCGGCGCAGTGTTCAGCGGATGATCGAGATCGGACAACCCGGCGGCGGAGAATGA
- a CDS encoding NUDIX hydrolase, which yields MVHTSTEHEVLAVVFQVRHFGDNQTPELAVLLWQRALEPHQGAWALPGGRVRTDEDLPSSIRRQLAEKVDVRELAHLEQLAVFSEPNRVPSPRTIASTFLGLVPFPATPELPADTQWHRVSSLPTMAFDHHVMVAHARTRLVAKMSYTNIGFALAPQQFTLSTLRDIYCATLGYPVDATNLQRVLVRRGVLTPTGTTARSGRSGGRPAALYRFTDDRYRVTDEFAALRPPG from the coding sequence GTGGTCCATACTAGCACCGAACACGAAGTGTTAGCCGTGGTGTTCCAAGTGCGTCACTTTGGCGACAATCAAACGCCCGAGCTTGCCGTGCTGCTGTGGCAGCGCGCGCTGGAGCCACACCAGGGCGCCTGGGCCCTTCCCGGCGGCCGGGTGCGCACCGACGAGGACCTCCCCTCGTCCATCCGGCGCCAACTCGCCGAGAAGGTGGACGTGCGTGAGCTGGCCCACCTCGAACAGCTCGCGGTGTTTTCCGAACCGAACCGGGTACCCAGTCCGCGCACCATCGCCTCGACGTTCCTCGGGCTCGTCCCCTTCCCCGCCACACCCGAGCTCCCTGCGGATACCCAGTGGCACCGCGTGAGCAGCCTGCCGACGATGGCTTTCGATCATCACGTGATGGTCGCGCACGCACGCACCCGACTGGTGGCCAAGATGTCCTACACCAACATCGGATTCGCCTTGGCGCCACAACAATTCACGCTCTCCACGCTGCGGGACATCTACTGCGCGACACTCGGATATCCGGTCGATGCCACCAACCTGCAACGGGTGCTGGTGCGGCGCGGCGTACTGACACCGACCGGGACCACCGCACGATCGGGCCGCAGCGGCGGCCGCCCGGCAGCGCTCTACCGATTCACCGATGACCGGTACCGCGTCACCGATGAATTTGCCGCACTGCGACCTCCCGGCTGA
- a CDS encoding lipase family protein, translating into MAPHDLAISGDVKWIGEAPHQELVRGARPLLPTEDPFYLPPLGFEHAAPGTVLRTRDVEMAFLGLIPQRFAATQLLYRSNDLNRQADAAVTTVLMPEHTDPATPTPIVSYQCAIDAVTDRCFPSYALRRGAHALGSFAQLELLLIAALLAQGWAVSLPDHEGVDGIWGAPEEPGYRTLDGLRAALNCDRLGLSRRAPIGLWGYSGGGLATAWAAEVSADYAPELEIAGAVLGSPVGDLGHTFRRLNGGLFAALPGLVVAALSHVYPGLERVIEEHATPKGKEFLGQLEEMPTFRAIASMAFKDMDDLVDQPLDQLLETPEVQHVFDSTKLGKTVPTPPVLIIQAVHDEIISTSCIDELADTYRGGGASVAYHRDLLNEHMLLHPMSAPMSMEWLGARFNGEALPAGPRHTSWPLAFRPSTYLGLLKLGWISTKVLGGRSL; encoded by the coding sequence ATGGCACCCCACGACCTGGCGATTTCCGGTGACGTCAAGTGGATCGGCGAAGCACCTCATCAGGAGCTCGTGCGCGGCGCGCGGCCCTTGCTGCCCACCGAGGATCCGTTCTATCTCCCACCCCTGGGCTTCGAACACGCCGCCCCCGGCACGGTGCTGCGCACCCGCGATGTCGAAATGGCGTTCCTCGGCCTGATCCCCCAGCGTTTCGCCGCCACTCAGCTGCTGTACCGCAGCAATGACCTCAATCGGCAGGCCGACGCTGCGGTAACGACCGTTCTCATGCCCGAGCACACAGACCCGGCCACACCGACACCGATCGTGTCGTACCAATGCGCAATCGACGCCGTCACCGACCGCTGCTTTCCCTCGTACGCACTGCGACGGGGTGCACATGCACTAGGCTCGTTCGCCCAGCTGGAACTGCTCCTGATCGCCGCGTTGCTCGCCCAGGGCTGGGCGGTTTCCCTTCCCGATCACGAAGGTGTCGACGGCATCTGGGGTGCCCCCGAGGAACCCGGATATCGCACCCTCGACGGACTTCGGGCCGCACTGAACTGCGACAGGCTGGGGCTTTCCCGGCGGGCACCGATCGGACTCTGGGGCTACTCCGGCGGAGGCCTTGCCACCGCATGGGCCGCCGAGGTCAGCGCCGACTACGCCCCAGAGCTCGAGATCGCCGGGGCGGTACTCGGCTCTCCCGTCGGCGATCTGGGCCACACCTTCCGCCGCCTGAACGGCGGGCTGTTCGCCGCGCTGCCCGGTCTTGTCGTCGCGGCGCTTTCACATGTGTACCCGGGCCTTGAACGCGTGATCGAAGAGCACGCGACGCCCAAGGGCAAGGAATTCCTCGGACAGCTCGAAGAGATGCCGACCTTCCGTGCGATCGCGTCCATGGCCTTCAAGGACATGGACGACCTGGTGGATCAGCCGCTCGACCAGCTCCTCGAGACACCCGAGGTACAGCACGTCTTCGACAGCACCAAACTCGGTAAGACGGTGCCGACACCGCCCGTTCTCATCATTCAGGCCGTGCACGACGAGATCATCTCGACCTCGTGCATCGACGAGCTTGCCGACACCTACCGCGGCGGCGGCGCCAGCGTGGCCTATCACCGCGATCTGCTCAACGAGCACATGCTGCTGCATCCGATGTCCGCACCCATGTCGATGGAGTGGCTCGGCGCACGGTTTAACGGCGAAGCGCTGCCGGCCGGACCGCGTCACACCAGCTGGCCGCTGGCATTCAGGCCGTCGACCTACCTCGGCCTGCTCAAGCTCGGCTGGATCAGCACCAAGGTGCTCGGCGGACGTTCCCTCTAG
- a CDS encoding TetR/AcrR family transcriptional regulator — translation MVSEALPATSTRERIQAVARDLFAENGLRNTSLQDIAARLQITKPALYYHFSSRDDLVRSIVRPMVDDLEEFLAAAGGSADTRQLLEDYFDVLWAHRVVLGIIVRDLATMGQLELGEWMIDWRRQLIGLLAGSKPSAAQMIRATVALGGLSDCTIEYADRAHRQVKKTAVEAAIAALNS, via the coding sequence ATGGTCTCTGAAGCACTCCCGGCAACGAGCACGAGGGAGCGTATCCAGGCGGTCGCCCGCGACCTCTTCGCGGAGAACGGACTGCGCAACACCAGCCTGCAAGACATCGCGGCACGGCTGCAGATCACCAAACCCGCTCTCTACTATCACTTCTCATCACGCGATGACCTAGTCCGGAGCATCGTCCGGCCGATGGTGGATGACCTTGAGGAGTTTCTGGCCGCCGCCGGCGGTTCGGCCGACACGCGTCAACTGCTGGAGGACTACTTCGATGTGCTCTGGGCCCACCGGGTTGTGTTGGGCATCATCGTGCGTGATCTGGCGACCATGGGGCAGCTCGAGTTGGGCGAGTGGATGATCGACTGGCGGCGCCAGTTGATCGGACTGCTCGCGGGCAGTAAGCCGTCGGCAGCTCAGATGATCCGGGCCACAGTCGCACTGGGCGGACTGTCGGATTGCACCATCGAGTATGCCGACCGCGCACATCGACAGGTCAAGAAGACCGCGGTGGAAGCGGCAATCGCCGCACTGAACAGCTGA
- a CDS encoding FAD-dependent monooxygenase has translation MRVLVSGASVAGPTVAFWLARYGFEVTVVERAPGPRKSGGHAVDLFKPAMDIVEKMGILDPIEAHRAGTEVLSIHRDGKPDLIDLPEVLIFSAVSQRHVEIMRDDLSEILYGAGSSNAEYIFGDSIASLTEDDAGVHVTFDSGPERTFDLVVGADGLHSNVRTLAFGPESAHSHWLGEYLAVASIPNYLDLSDRALMYPQVDRMAGIYSAAQLPDARAFFLFRTPEPLEYHHRDVQRQKTLLREAYADVGWEVPRMLAEVDTTDTFYMDSITQLRMTTWSKGRITLVGDAGYCPGPAVGGSTSLAVVGAYVLAGEIAAAAGDHIRAYPAYEAALGDYVGRSRQLALTASSTLVPTSSLGLWILVHGARILGHLPPPLARAASRCVAARRVNIHDLFTPRDYQDLIRS, from the coding sequence ATGCGAGTACTCGTGTCGGGGGCAAGCGTCGCGGGCCCTACCGTGGCCTTTTGGCTGGCGCGCTACGGGTTTGAGGTCACCGTCGTCGAGCGTGCCCCCGGTCCGCGCAAATCGGGCGGGCATGCCGTAGACCTCTTCAAACCCGCGATGGACATCGTCGAAAAGATGGGCATTCTGGACCCGATCGAGGCGCACCGGGCCGGCACCGAAGTTCTGTCGATACACCGAGACGGCAAGCCGGACCTGATCGATCTTCCCGAGGTGCTGATCTTTTCGGCGGTATCACAACGCCACGTCGAGATCATGCGCGATGACCTCAGCGAGATCCTTTACGGCGCGGGCTCATCGAACGCGGAGTACATCTTCGGCGATTCCATCGCCTCCCTCACCGAAGACGATGCCGGTGTACATGTCACATTCGACAGCGGGCCCGAGCGCACATTCGACCTCGTGGTCGGCGCCGACGGGCTGCACTCGAACGTCCGCACCCTGGCGTTCGGACCGGAATCTGCCCATTCGCATTGGCTCGGAGAGTATCTCGCGGTCGCCTCGATACCGAACTATCTCGATCTCAGCGATAGGGCACTGATGTACCCGCAGGTCGATCGGATGGCGGGGATATACAGCGCCGCGCAGCTCCCGGATGCGCGGGCGTTTTTCCTCTTTCGCACCCCTGAGCCCTTGGAGTACCACCATCGCGATGTGCAGCGACAAAAGACACTGCTGCGCGAGGCGTACGCGGACGTCGGCTGGGAGGTACCGCGAATGCTCGCGGAGGTGGACACCACCGATACCTTCTACATGGACTCCATCACCCAACTGCGCATGACCACCTGGTCCAAGGGCCGAATCACACTGGTCGGCGACGCCGGGTACTGCCCGGGCCCCGCGGTGGGTGGCAGCACCAGTCTGGCAGTAGTCGGCGCGTACGTACTCGCCGGGGAAATCGCGGCTGCCGCAGGTGATCACATACGCGCTTATCCCGCGTACGAAGCGGCTCTTGGTGACTACGTTGGCCGCAGCCGTCAGCTCGCGCTCACCGCGTCATCCACCCTGGTTCCCACAAGCTCCCTCGGTCTGTGGATTCTGGTTCACGGCGCACGAATCCTCGGTCATTTGCCACCACCGCTGGCCCGCGCCGCATCCCGGTGTGTCGCAGCACGCCGGGTGAATATCCACGACCTGTTCACTCCCCGCGATTACCAGGACCTGATCCGCTCCTAG
- a CDS encoding LysR family transcriptional regulator gives MDQWTSQLAPQLRALVELAAHDGHMTQAALALEMPQSSMSRRIHALQATLGVPLLIHDGRTVRLTPEAHRLAARAREPLAELDHTLAELTGDVDPEHGTVRFGFPLTMGSGHVPDLLAAFRHRHPGIRVLLKQAHGIELGAELLTGHLDLAVVIPPPERLPHCMIGTQNIRIAVPAEHRFADAAELRLDELAGETFIANPPSYNLRQLTETWCRDAGYIPDIAIEVTEFGTIRELISRGLGIALLPHDDRAVPGIREITIVGGDYRRSIALAWGSTARSAPTRRLNDFLLQNFSQAVVNRVVSRGA, from the coding sequence ATGGATCAATGGACATCGCAGCTGGCACCGCAGCTGCGCGCCTTGGTGGAGCTCGCCGCACACGACGGCCATATGACTCAGGCCGCGCTGGCGCTGGAGATGCCGCAGTCGTCGATGAGTCGGCGGATTCACGCGCTACAGGCGACGCTGGGTGTCCCGCTGCTGATTCACGACGGCCGAACGGTGCGCCTCACCCCGGAGGCGCATCGCCTCGCTGCCCGAGCGCGTGAGCCCCTGGCCGAACTCGACCACACCCTTGCCGAGCTCACCGGCGATGTGGATCCCGAGCACGGGACTGTGCGTTTCGGATTTCCCCTCACGATGGGATCGGGTCACGTCCCAGATCTCCTCGCCGCTTTCCGCCACCGGCATCCCGGCATCCGTGTGCTCCTCAAGCAGGCACACGGGATCGAACTCGGCGCGGAGCTGCTGACCGGGCACCTCGACCTCGCCGTGGTGATTCCTCCTCCAGAACGTTTGCCGCACTGCATGATCGGCACTCAGAACATCCGTATCGCGGTGCCCGCGGAACACCGATTCGCCGACGCGGCCGAATTGCGGCTCGACGAGTTGGCGGGGGAGACCTTCATCGCGAACCCGCCCAGCTACAACCTTCGGCAGCTCACCGAAACATGGTGCCGCGACGCGGGATACATCCCGGACATCGCCATCGAGGTCACCGAATTCGGCACCATCCGGGAGCTCATCAGTCGAGGTCTCGGCATCGCACTCTTGCCGCACGACGATCGCGCGGTGCCGGGTATACGCGAAATAACGATCGTCGGTGGCGACTATCGCCGTTCCATCGCACTGGCGTGGGGGAGCACCGCTCGTTCGGCACCCACTCGGCGCCTCAACGACTTTCTGCTCCAGAACTTCTCGCAGGCGGTTGTCAACCGGGTAGTGTCGCGCGGCGCCTAG
- a CDS encoding malate:quinone oxidoreductase codes for MTTIPNTSGGPHDDADVVLIGGGIMSATLGSMLSVLEPEWRIVLLERAEGLATESSGPWNNAGTGHTGFCELNYMPDPADGAKPAAIARQFHLSRQWWAYLADAGLIEPETFIHSAAHMNVVFGRRDVDYLRRRYETLCTEPMFAGMQYTDDHATIERWAPLVMHGRAPDEPIAATLHPDGTDIDFGALTAALTRILTDRGGRILLGHEVRTLSQEHDGSWTLTGRKPQGGFTMRARMVFVGAGGLALRLLQRAHVREVHGYAVLPVGAAFLRCANPDVARQHANKVYGQAPVGSPPMSVPHLDRRLVHGRPYLMFGPYATFSTKLLKHGRWVDFFGTVRWHNVHVIAAALIQNLTLVTYLITQALAGSRRQFRQLRRYYPTAKPADWELVPAGQRAQLITPDRQRVGVLQQGTELVVSADRTIAGLLGASPGASTAVPIMLDALQRCFPDRWCSTWHRTIEEAIPGAAELDWDDTAVADSTRATAHSLRLGRTRQSS; via the coding sequence ATGACCACGATCCCGAACACATCCGGTGGACCGCATGACGATGCCGACGTGGTACTGATCGGCGGCGGCATCATGTCAGCGACATTGGGCTCCATGCTGTCGGTGCTGGAACCCGAGTGGCGAATTGTGCTGTTGGAGAGAGCCGAAGGGCTGGCGACCGAGAGCAGCGGACCCTGGAACAACGCAGGCACCGGGCACACCGGATTCTGCGAACTCAATTACATGCCAGATCCCGCGGACGGCGCCAAACCGGCCGCGATCGCTCGACAGTTCCACCTCAGCCGGCAGTGGTGGGCCTACCTTGCCGATGCCGGGCTGATCGAACCCGAGACATTCATTCACTCCGCGGCCCATATGAACGTGGTATTCGGTCGGCGGGATGTGGACTATCTGCGGCGACGTTACGAAACGCTTTGCACGGAGCCCATGTTCGCCGGAATGCAGTACACCGATGATCACGCCACCATCGAGCGCTGGGCGCCGCTGGTGATGCACGGGCGCGCTCCCGACGAACCCATTGCCGCCACCCTGCATCCCGACGGGACCGATATCGATTTCGGCGCACTCACCGCGGCGCTGACACGCATCCTGACCGATCGCGGTGGTCGGATCCTATTGGGCCACGAGGTCCGCACACTCAGCCAGGAGCATGACGGTTCATGGACCCTCACCGGGCGAAAGCCTCAAGGCGGCTTCACGATGCGAGCCCGCATGGTGTTCGTCGGAGCCGGCGGACTCGCTCTGCGCTTGTTACAGCGCGCACACGTTCGTGAGGTGCACGGGTACGCGGTGCTGCCCGTCGGAGCCGCATTCCTGCGGTGTGCGAATCCCGACGTGGCCCGCCAACATGCGAACAAGGTGTACGGCCAGGCCCCCGTCGGGTCCCCGCCAATGTCGGTGCCGCACCTGGACCGACGCTTGGTGCACGGACGGCCATATCTCATGTTCGGGCCGTACGCGACGTTCAGCACCAAACTGCTCAAACACGGTCGCTGGGTTGACTTCTTCGGCACCGTGCGCTGGCACAACGTGCACGTGATCGCGGCCGCCCTCATTCAGAATCTGACATTGGTCACATACTTGATCACACAGGCCCTCGCGGGCTCACGACGGCAATTCAGGCAATTGCGGCGGTACTACCCCACCGCCAAACCCGCTGATTGGGAACTTGTGCCGGCAGGACAACGGGCACAACTCATCACGCCGGACCGCCAGCGTGTGGGCGTGCTCCAGCAAGGCACCGAACTCGTCGTCAGCGCCGATCGGACCATCGCGGGACTGCTCGGCGCATCCCCTGGCGCGTCCACTGCAGTCCCGATCATGCTCGACGCGCTCCAGCGCTGCTTTCCCGACCGATGGTGTTCAACCTGGCACAGGACGATCGAGGAGGCGATTCCCGGTGCCGCAGAACTGGACTGGGATGACACGGCCGTCGCTGACTCGACGCGGGCGACGGCCCACTCACTGCGACTCGGCCGGACTAGGCAGTCGAGTTAG
- a CDS encoding DUF2567 domain-containing protein — MSASEEPQVPMSASEEPQVPMSASEEPQVPMSASEEPQVPVNVMDQSAAPRLSRLAAAGIVVVALTISGVLVGALWSLIAPGVHGAIADTRDNGRVFVHLGNQADNFFIATTLLTGMATVVAVIASVAAWQWRAHRGPIMVGAVTLGALACSAVAAGVGAALVRLRYGALDIAGAQLAEGHRIKYVVQAPAVFYGHTNAQIAISLVLAPCLAALAYTFCVVACARDDLEAWPPAPVPVYRIPVTVPPTEDANSTA; from the coding sequence ATGAGCGCGAGCGAAGAGCCGCAGGTTCCGATGAGCGCGAGCGAAGAGCCGCAGGTTCCGATGAGCGCGAGCGAAGAGCCGCAGGTTCCGATGAGCGCGAGCGAAGAGCCGCAGGTTCCGGTCAATGTCATGGATCAGTCTGCCGCTCCGCGGCTTTCGCGCCTCGCCGCGGCAGGCATCGTTGTCGTCGCGCTCACGATCTCCGGTGTGCTGGTGGGAGCGCTCTGGAGCCTGATCGCGCCGGGAGTGCACGGAGCCATCGCCGACACCCGGGACAACGGCCGAGTGTTCGTGCACTTGGGCAATCAGGCTGACAACTTCTTTATCGCCACCACGCTGCTCACCGGAATGGCCACGGTGGTCGCGGTGATCGCGTCCGTGGCCGCTTGGCAGTGGAGGGCGCATCGCGGCCCGATCATGGTGGGCGCAGTCACGCTGGGTGCCCTGGCATGCTCGGCGGTCGCTGCCGGTGTCGGTGCCGCGCTGGTCAGGTTGCGTTATGGCGCACTGGATATCGCTGGCGCGCAGCTCGCCGAGGGGCACCGGATCAAGTATGTCGTGCAGGCCCCGGCGGTGTTCTACGGGCACACAAATGCGCAGATCGCCATCTCGCTCGTGCTGGCTCCGTGCTTGGCGGCGCTCGCCTACACGTTCTGCGTAGTCGCTTGTGCCCGTGATGATCTCGAAGCGTGGCCGCCCGCGCCGGTACCTGTCTACCGGATACCCGTGACGGTGCCACCGACCGAAGACGCTAACTCGACTGCCTAG
- the bsaP gene encoding biotin synthase auxiliary protein BsaP: protein MTNSLYLMGTEPVAAGKYNVYTGIEIDGGAAGSALPTAAQLGLEPPRFCAACGRRMIVQVRPDGWHAKCSRHGEVDSKQLEQR, encoded by the coding sequence GTGACCAATAGTCTGTACCTCATGGGTACCGAACCGGTGGCTGCCGGTAAGTACAACGTGTACACCGGGATCGAGATCGATGGTGGTGCTGCCGGATCGGCGCTTCCGACGGCCGCCCAGTTAGGCCTTGAGCCTCCCCGCTTCTGTGCAGCATGCGGACGGCGAATGATCGTGCAGGTGCGGCCGGACGGATGGCACGCGAAGTGCTCGCGACACGGCGAGGTGGACTCCAAGCAGCTCGAGCAGCGATGA